A region of the Rubripirellula tenax genome:
GGTCACGGTGCGTCAGACCAACGAATATGAAATCCGTGTCGAAAACCGTGGTTCGATCGACGCCGAAGGCTTGATCGTGCGAGCCATGATTCCCGACTGGGCCGAAGTTCGCGGTCAAAACGCGACTCGCGGCCAAGTCGACAGCCAAGGCGAAGGCACCGTCGAGCGATTGGTCTGGAAGATCGATCACTTGCCGGCCGGTGCTTCGGAACAAATGTTCATTCGCTTGATGGCAGCTCGTAGCGGAACCCACGACGTCGACGTCGACTGGACATTGATGCCGCAAAAGAGTGTCGCGCAAATCAAGGTTCAAGAGCCCCGCCTGGACTTGGCGATCGAAGGTCCCGATGAAGTGATCTATGGCCAATCGCAGACTTACAAAGTTCGCGTGCTGAACCCCGGGGACGGTGTCGCACCCAATGTCGTGTTCACCCTGTCGCCCAATTCGGCAACGCCGCAATCGCAACGCATCGGTGATATCCCGGCGGGCAAAGAAGCCCAATTCGAAGTCGAGTTGACGGCTCAAGACTTGGGTGACTTGAAGATCCACGGCCTGGCAACGGGCGACTTGGAACTTCGCGCTGAAGCGGCAAAATCGATCCGCGTCGCGGCGGCTCAGATCGAGGCCATCTTGAACGGCCCGGAACTGAAGTACCAAAACACGGAAGCGATGTACAACCTGCAGGTCAAAAACTCTGGTTCGGCAACGTCCGAAAAGGTCGTCGCAACGCTGCGGATGCCTGCCGGCGTGAAGTATCTCGGTGGCGTCGAAGGTGCCGAACTGCGTGCGAACACCCTGCGTTGGGAAATCACATCGCTGGCCCCGGGTGCAACGCGTGACTATCAATTCCGATGCAATATGGCTGCGACGGGTGACCATCTGTTCGCGTTCGATTGCAAGGGAACCGCGGCTGGTTTTGCCGATGTCGCGTTGACGACTCGCGTCGAATCGATCGCCGACTTGGTGCTGACCATCGATGACCCAGTAGCACCGGCGCCGATCGGCAGCGAAGTAACGTACGAAATCGTGATTCGTAACCGCGGCAGCCGCGAAGCTCGCGACGTCACGACCTTGGCACAATTCAGCCACGGCATCGAACCCAAGCGAGTCGATGGGCAAAGCGGCGAGATCGTCACTGGACAAGTCTTGTTCGATGCGATCCCACGAATCGGTGCGGGTGAAGAAATTCGGATGCGAGTCGTCGCCATCGCCGATCGTGCCGGTCACCATCGCTTCCGCGCCGAAGTGCGATCGGGCGATACCGTTCTGGTTGCCGAAGAGGCGACGCACTACATGAGTCCTCAATCGGACCGTGTCAGCCGCAGCAGCACCGACGGCAAGCAAATCCGCTAACCGTCGCAAGACGCTGCAAGTTCAAGCGGTTCCGGAATCGTCCGGCCGCTCTTGGCCGACTTGCAGTTTTGACCGTGTTTCCGGAAGTACGAGCTCACCTTCCCTCGGGCCAGAGGTACCTACACCCAGGAATGTTGAGCTACGCCAAGTGTTCACTTGTGCGGATGGGTGTTCGCGGTGGTGTGTCTAACAATCGCTAGCACCCCGCGTCTTTGCAGCGACTATTTGAAGACGGCGATACGCGTGGCCGAGGCTTGGCCTTGCGGCGTCACGTTCACGCTGATGAAGCTGTCGCCGGCCGGTGTTGAGTTGCCGGTACAGGCGTTGATCGGGCAGGCCGGATCGAGCTGGTTCAGATTGCGAATCGGAAACAGTTCGCCACCCATCGCTTTGATGCTGGCGATGACTTCGACCATTCCACCGCCCGCGCCAAGGTTGCCCATGTGACCCTTCGCGGTTGTAACCGGGGGCTGAACCGCGACATCACCGAACACCGTGGCGATCGCATCGGCTTCCTGTCGATCACACTCGACGGTTCCCAATCCATGAGCATGGATGTGGCCGACCGACGCCGGATCGGTCCCACCGAGAGCGCCGCGAAGCACGTTGATGAACGCCTGCCTTAAGTGCGAATCTTCCATGCCGGTTTGCGGACCGACGGCGCTGCTGCCGTAACCCACAATCTCGGCCAAGATCGTCGCGCCGCGATGGGTCGCGTGTTCAAGCGTTTCGCAAACCAGAGCCCCGGCACCTTCGCCAACCACGCTGCCGTCTCGCGAGACGTCGAATGGTCGCGACATCGTCGTCGGGTCGGCTTGGTCGGTCGCCAATTTTTCTTGCAGCGACGCGTGCAGGGTTCGCAACGAGTGGATGCGTGACCCTGTCGAACCGACGACCAATACGTCCGCATGGCCTCGTTGAATTGTCGAATAGGCTTCGGCCAGCGCCGCGCCCGCGGACGCTTCACGAACAGTGATCGAATTATTGGGACCACGCAGATCGTTATAGATCGCGATGTGGCTGGCCGGCATGTTGGGCAAGTACTTCAGCAACCAAAGCGGGTTCACTTCGGGCTTGCCGGTTTGTCCCCATTTTTCGAATTGGAAATTTCCGTCTTCATCTAAGCACTTTTTGATGCCAGCGGCGAACTCTTCGGGCAACGACATGATGTAGTCACAACCGTACAAGACGCCCGTGCGGTCGCGATCTCGATTGGATTCGTTCAGCCCGGCGTCGTTCATCGCTAACTGGGCCACCGCGACACCCATCTCGATCTCGCGGCACATCACTTTGCTGCCTTTCTTGATCGTTCGGGCCAGCGTCTTTTCCATTGGGCCGTAGTCCGAAATGTCGCCGGTAAAAGCGATGGCTTCGGCGCCGTGGTCAATACCCAACACCTTTTGGGGCACCTGCGTCAGCGGGCGGATACCGCTGGAGCCGTCGCGCAGGGCACCGATGACACTGTCGGAATCATTCCCCAACGGAGAAACCACACCGAGACCCGTGATGACGACGCGGCGAGACGAAGAAATAGGCATGGACGGCTGAGACGGGATAACGAGATGGCGGACAAACGTTGGCCGGCATTCTAAACCGCAAATCCCAGGTCGACCATGCGGAGACAAACGGCATCTGCCGTTTATCATCCACGGGAAGCAAAAATGCCCGTTAGTATCGGCCTCGGTTCGCGCCACCGGGCTGATTCGCGACCTGTGGCACCGTAGCCGACGGTGTCAGCGTTGATGTCAGGTTCTCGGAAGCATCGCCTCGGAATTGGATGAACATCAACGCATCGGCTCGTCCGGCCGTCGATCCGGTAAATGCACCCATGTTCAAAAGCGGCACCGTTGATTGAGCCCGCTCGGGGCTGGCGACGACGCCACACGATAACAACAGCACCATGTCGGACGGCCAACGGAACCGTTCGTGCAACCGCCAACTGACGACCTGGGGCACGTCAATTCGGGCGCGATGAGTTTGATTGTTCGGCAGCGGCAATTCCAAATCGACGTGGTTCAGCTTGTCGACTTGGTCGATTTCCGCCTTGATCATGCAGTCGATCGCGCGTCCATCGGTGCTAAGCAGTGGGCTTATCGACAAGCGATAGCCTTCTTGGACTTCGCCCGTTTCGGGCTCGTAGGGAGGCCACGCCTGCGGCGCCGGACGGACATTGCGGACATAGTTGCGGCCACGTGTGCTGGCCAGTGTTTCGGTTTGGCCGTTGTAGGTCACGATATTCAAGTCGTGAACTTGGCGAGTATCGGTACGTTGGCGAAGCAAGTTCAAAACCAACGCCGCGTTTTCTTTGCTCAACAGCCACGCTTGGACGCCCGGCGAATCCACGCTGACGTGCTGCATCAACATGTGTGCGCGGCTGCGCCAGTTGGCATTGCCGACCGTCATCACTCGCAGGTGCATCACTTGGGGTTCTTTTTCGCCCGCCACAAAGCGATCGACGACGCCAGCGATGACTTCGTGCATTTCGCGAGTGTGATAGACCGACAAGGATTCTCGGTCCGCGTTCATGAATCCGAACGGCTCGGTGAACCAGACGTCGGTGCCCGTTTCGCGAAGCACCCAGTCGATCACCGCTTGTTCGGGATGGTCGTGCTTGGTGAGGTAACCCGAGTACGGCCGCAAATCGTAGACACGATGCTCTTGGCCGGCCGTGCGAGGCAGTTTGCCGCCGCTGGAGATCTGGCCAGAAGATGCCGCGGGCGCGTTTTGGCTACCAAAAGCGTTGCCGGCCGTTCGTTGGGTCGCCGGATTCTGCATGCTCGGCGGAGTGTCGTTCATGCGTGGAACCGCCGCGGTCGTACCACCGGGCAAACCCATGCCGCCCTGACTAAATCCAGGAGTGCAGACGGCGCTAAACAAAAGACAAGTAACAAGGCGACGCATCGATTGGGTTCCCGTTGGATCGGTTCCAGAGCTGAGACTCTGTGTGGCTATACCGAGAATGGGAAACTCGAGGCAAGACTGAATGTGAAACGTCAGTTTCCCCCCGCCGGGGCTCGCTCGGATCCGTCGATGTCTAGGAACGTCCAGAAACAATCACGATGATTCAGAAACGAAGTTGACCGTTCATTTCGTCCGTCGCTGCCGAAACAGCGTCCAGCCACTTGGCGTCCCCGAACTTGTCTTTGTACTCTGGCCGAGCATGCGCAAAGATGATGTGCCGCGAACTGTTGACGACCGCGCCCAGCCCGGACGCGTCAAAACCGGCTTTCACGTCGTCAGCCGCGCCGCCTTGCGCCCCAAAGCCGGGAATCAAGATCCAAGCCCCCGGCATCGCCGCCCGCATCTCGGCCAACTGTTCGGGATAGGTCGCGCCGACGACCGCGCCGACGGGCCCGTAGCCCGACTTGCCAATCCGCGCTGCATTCAACTCCGTCACCAAATCGGCGACTGCCGCGTAAACCGACTTGCCGTCCGTGACTCGGTCCTGCAGCAATCCGCCGCCCGGGTTGGACGTCTTCACCAGTACAAAAATACCGGCCTGGCGAGCATCACACACTTCAACGAATGGCTCCAGCGAATCACGCCCCAAATAGGGGCTGACCGTCAACGAATCGCTGCCCCACGGGCTGGCGTCGCCCAAATAGGCGTCGGCGTAAGCCGTCGCGGTGCTGCCAATGTCGTTACGTTTCCCATCGGTGATGACTAACAAACCGGCCTTCCGCGCGTGGGCGATGACGTGCCCCAGCGAGACCATTCCGGCCGGCCCGAGTTGTTCAAAAAACGCCGCCTGAGGCTTCACACAGGCGACCCGACCGGCGACCACATCGATGATTTCGGTACAGAATTGCGTGTAGGCGGCGGCCCATGCGTCGGGCGTATCGCCGACCACTTGATCGCGGATGGGCGCGGGCAACTGGGCCTTCCGCGGATCCAATCCGACACAGGTGACCGAACCCGACGTTTGAACGGCCGCAGCCAATCGATCCGCAAAACTCATCCGAACATTCCCAAAAATGGTGGCTTCAAAACGGCAACGTAAAACGCTGTGGACCATCAGCCAAGGTCACCTAGCAAACCTTCCGTCGGTTTACTAACATAGCTACTGATCAAAAGAGTTCGGGCCGTAGCGCAGTTGGTAGCGCGCTTGACTGGGGGTCAAGAGGTCGCAGGTTCAACTCCTGTCGGCCCGACTAACGAAACCCGCGTTTTCACAAGTGAAACGCGGGTTTTTTCGTGTCTGGCCACAACGCTGATTCGACCATTGATTTGATTTTGATATGACCAGGCATGACCAAACGGGTCAATATTTCTGATTGGCCTGCATTCTGGATTCACGTTCCGTTTGAAAAATCGGCCGAGACATCGGTTCGGAAACCTTGATTGTGAAAGCCTCGCGGTGCGTGGTCTGTTGACACTGAGGATGGAAGAATCCAGCTCGCGATACCGAGGTGGAAGATCGCGCAGCACTCGCATAGGGCCCGGGCCACTCGCTTGCATACTTCGCGTCCGCCACCGACGGATGATCGTCGGTCCGCATGGCTGCTATCCCCACTCGGGATCCTGCTTGATTCACCCCTCTGTGCCGGTGACTAAAAGTCGAAACACCCCGTTCCTAGCCTGTCCGGAAGGGGAGAAACAAGCTATCCGGCTGATGTACTGTTTTCACTAAAATCCAAGATTCAACGAAAGATCACTGAATCGAAAACGACTATCCTTGCGTTCCCGTCGCTTTCTGGAGGGGCGTTGTGCGCACTCAAGCTACAACCACCGATTTGCCTCAACACGACTCATGGCTAAAGAATGAACGCTCCATCACCAAACGCGGACATACACCGACATCCAATCGCGGCCGCATTCGCGTGGCTGATCGCTGCGGTGCTGAGCCTGATCGGCATCGTCTACCTCTCAGGTGTCACTCTATCAGACTACGCCGACCCCAATTTTTGGTACGTCGCGGTCTGCATGATTCCAATTTTGTTCTCTGCTTCATTTCTGAATACGGTTGCTGGACTGCTGTGGCTGAATGGTTCGCCTCGGCCCGCGTTCGTGCTACAGATCGTTGGCGGTGTGATCCTATTTGGCGGCAGCGCTCTGGTCACTCGTTTCGTGATCGCATAGCAAGCGGCGGATCTTCGTCGGTTGCACCACAGTGACGGTGGTTAGCTTTTCCGTCCCCTTGCACATTTTTACCGCCGCCCGCTGGACCGCACCGCTATCCGATTTAAAAACATGCGATCGCTACCTCATTTTCAAACAATCCAATTTTCAGTTGCAACGATCTTTGTTGTCACTTTGGTGGCGGCACTCTACTTCGCCATGGCTCGGCTTAACCTTTTGTTTGTTGCGATTACCTTTCCATTCACGCTCGGTCCCATAGCCGCGTATCACGTGAACAAGACAAAGTATTCACTCGTCGTTGGGACATTGTATTCCTCGTTGTGTTCACTTATCGGGATTGGGCCGTTGATTCTTGCGATGTGGTTCTTTGTTGTTCCGATTGGCTGGATCGACGACGGGCTGCTTACTCGATCACTGTTCGTTTCAGCCACCCTCTCGTATTTCCTTGCGGTTTCGCTGGTTGGTGGCTACGTTGGCGGAATCGTGGCGGGACAGGACTGATTCGTTTCGGCTCCGAGTTTCGGACAACTTAACCGAGCCCCCTCCGTCCATCTTACGGGCGATTTTGAAATGGTCGACTCTTGCGCTCCGCCTTCTGGGATGCCGGACGTTACCCGACTGAAACGGCAACGATTTTCTTGCGCCCGCGGCTGTATCTTTTCAGGCCTTAGCTACTGACTTCATTTTTGAAATCGCCACCAAAAGCGAAAAATCCAATGTCCGTATCACAGTTCATTGCCAAAAAGATCCTGCCAGAACCATGGTTCGACCGGATTCGCGACTCTTCCGAACGTTGGATGGTACGATGCACGCAATGCAATTCCGAACGTTCGATCTGGAGCATGGGCGGAATCCGTTTTGGTGCTGTATCCGCTGTCAAACGCATAGGTGCGAGATGCTCGCATTGCGGGAAATTGGTTTCGGCCCGTGTGTACTTCCGCGACGAACCGACGGCTGACTCTTGTCCTTTTGAGGACGATCAAGATGCTCACGCAAAAGCATAACAAGGGTCTGCACCGGAGCGACGGTGGTCCTGAGTTTTTGAAATCACGGCTTTCGCTCCCACCCGGTGATGCATAGCCGTCACCCGCCTCAGGAGCTAACGCAAGCGATTGAGAGGAAGCGTCCTAATAATTGCTGAAAGTCAAACGATGCTCAATCCCTACACGCCACCCTCAGTCACGATACAAGAAACTCGGCTCATGCCACCATCACGTGGCTGGTGGGTTCCAATCGGCGGGACGGCACTATCTGCGGTCCTCGCTTTCTGGGCTGGTGCATGGGACACGGTTGCAATTCTCATCGCGTTGGTAGTGCTGTTGTGTTTCGCAGCCTGGATTACTCGAGCCGAAATCCAACCCGACAACACGGACGATTCGCAGTCGCAACCACAGTTGGATTCGGATGCTGCCCGACGTCAGTCTGGCCCAATCGTTCAGCGCCGCCGATCAAACTGATTGATCGCGAATCCAGCCACAGACGCGGCGCAATCATGACCTGGACATGGAGGACACCGTTGCGATGTTCCAAGTGGTGACTCGTTCACGCGTCCCCGGGGATGCCCGCCGTTTGACATTTCTTCCGATGCAAACTCTCTTTCTCAACCCGCTTCACAACGTCGTGGAACCTTTCTTATTTGGTTGTTCGCCAGCGAGTCAGTTCACGGACTCGTTCTTGACCCATCCGGTGGAACCGTCTTTGCGTTGAACGTTCGTCCAACCACCGCGACGATCGATGATCGACACGACCTCGCCATCACCATCGGCGATATCCAGTGCCAACGGAAACTCGTCGCCGTCACCTGCTCGCAATGGGATTTGGGATCCTACAAGAACGCCCACGTCGGTCCGAACCAACGGTACAACGCGGGCCGCGTACGACGTCGACGCCAACACCGACATGAACACCAGTACGAATCCCATCGAAACCGACGCCCGCTTGATGCTGTCACCCGGACGACGCAGGACTGCGACCGCAAACAACACCCATGCAACGACCCATCCAAAAACGGCCAGCCATTTCATCGTCCGCGGGGACACGAATCCCAATACAAAATCATTGACGCGGCGGACCGATGACGATGGATCACTTCGCTTCGACTCGGCGATGCGAAGCTGGTCGTAGTAGATCGGATTCTCGGGCTCAATTCGCAACGAACGACGGTACGACGCTATCGCTCGACCGTTCTGGCCCGCCTGCGCTGCTGCGGTTGCCACATTGAAATAAAGCTGGTCGTTCTGGACCCCAGAATCCGCGA
Encoded here:
- the pyrF gene encoding orotidine-5'-phosphate decarboxylase; amino-acid sequence: MSFADRLAAAVQTSGSVTCVGLDPRKAQLPAPIRDQVVGDTPDAWAAAYTQFCTEIIDVVAGRVACVKPQAAFFEQLGPAGMVSLGHVIAHARKAGLLVITDGKRNDIGSTATAYADAYLGDASPWGSDSLTVSPYLGRDSLEPFVEVCDARQAGIFVLVKTSNPGGGLLQDRVTDGKSVYAAVADLVTELNAARIGKSGYGPVGAVVGATYPEQLAEMRAAMPGAWILIPGFGAQGGAADDVKAGFDASGLGAVVNSSRHIIFAHARPEYKDKFGDAKWLDAVSAATDEMNGQLRF
- a CDS encoding beta-ketoacyl-[acyl-carrier-protein] synthase family protein, with the protein product MPISSSRRVVITGLGVVSPLGNDSDSVIGALRDGSSGIRPLTQVPQKVLGIDHGAEAIAFTGDISDYGPMEKTLARTIKKGSKVMCREIEMGVAVAQLAMNDAGLNESNRDRDRTGVLYGCDYIMSLPEEFAAGIKKCLDEDGNFQFEKWGQTGKPEVNPLWLLKYLPNMPASHIAIYNDLRGPNNSITVREASAGAALAEAYSTIQRGHADVLVVGSTGSRIHSLRTLHASLQEKLATDQADPTTMSRPFDVSRDGSVVGEGAGALVCETLEHATHRGATILAEIVGYGSSAVGPQTGMEDSHLRQAFINVLRGALGGTDPASVGHIHAHGLGTVECDRQEADAIATVFGDVAVQPPVTTAKGHMGNLGAGGGMVEVIASIKAMGGELFPIRNLNQLDPACPINACTGNSTPAGDSFISVNVTPQGQASATRIAVFK